From the Conexivisphaerales archaeon genome, the window ACCCATGGGAGACCCATTGCATCCAGAAGAGATTTTGCATCCTGCACCATAGCTGCATTCAAATGAGCAGACATCGATGCGAATTTCCTTGCAGACTCTGTATCACCTCTTGCAACAGCAACTTCATACATCTCCCTGGCATTTTTCTTCAGCTCTTCTCTCCTGACCAGCTCCTTCCTCTTCAGCTCAGGAGACTTGCCATCGAAGACATACAGAGGCCTTACTCCCTTCTCGAGCATGTTTATAGTTCTGTAAAAAAGACCACTCAGATGGCTTGTCACGTTGCCCCTCGAATCCATGAGGGGTTCGCCCCCTTCCCCCCTTATTATGGTCAGGAACTGGTATAGAGAGTTATAGGCATCTATAGCTAGTACTCTGCCTGAAAGGTCGTCCAGAGTTATTCTTGTCCTCTGCTTGACCAGAGGAGCCAGGTCTACTCCCATCGATATAGCATAAAAGGTTCATGCATTAAGAGGTTTCCTCTTCCTCCTCTTCTGCTTTTGCCTCTTCCTGAACAGGCTCTCTGTATTCTATTCTCCTTCTGTCCTTATCCATCCAGGTAACTGTAACCAAGCCAAGTATCTCCAGCCTGAGGAGCATGTTGTTCAGCTCTGACATGGTTGTCTCCCTTGTCTTTCTCAGCTCCGAAAGAAGCTCCTGGTCTGTGGTTACTTTCAGTTCTTTTATCTTCTTTGCTACCTCCATGCTCAGCATGTCGACCAAAAAAGGCACCTGTTTCTGCCCTTTCAGAACCTGCATTTAAGGATGACTCGAATCAAGCTCTATGCATATGGAGGAGGGCTCTTGCTCTTCAGCATGCTGGCTGTGAGCTTCTTCTCCATCTCCTTGTACCATGCATGCATCTCAGGGGTGAACGTAGGTCTGACACTAGCCAGAGCGAATTCAAAGTCTTTCAAAGATACCTTGTCAGAACCCCTCTTGAGAGCCGTTAAAGCTGCCTGCCTGCAGACAGCTTCCAGGTCTGCCCCTGTGTAGTTGTTAGAGAGTCTGGCTATATGCTGTAAATCCACATCAGATGCAAGGGGCATAGAGGATGTCTTTATCTTCAGTATGCTGAGCCTTGACCTTTCATCTGGAGGTGGCACGTATATCAGGAATCCAAGCCTACCAGGTCTCAGAAGGGCTGCGTCAAGTATATCCGGCCTGTTTGTAGCTCCTATCACAAAAACACCTTCGCCGGTGTAGAGAGAATCTATCTCGGTGAGAAGCTGACTGAGCACAGTCTCTCCACTCCACCCTTCGCTGTACTCCGCTCTTGCCTTGCCAAGAGAGTCTATCTCGTCGAAGAAGACTATGCATGGAGCTGATGCTTTTGCCTTTCTGAATATTTCCCTTATCCCCTTTTCTGATTCGCCAACCCATTTGCTCAGAATCTCTGGTCCTCTGACTACAATCATGTTAGCCTTTGATTCTGTTGCAAGAGCCTTTGCTATCATGGTCTTCCCGCAGCCTGGAGGACCATACAGCAGCACACCTCTGGGAGGCTCTATACCCATCTTCCTGAAGTCCTGGGGCCTTTTGATTGCTCTGCTGACGTTTTCGTTAAGTATCTCTTTAACGTCTTCAAGCCCTCCTATATCTTCCCACTTTACGTTAGGCATCTCCACGTAGAACTCTCTCATCGCTGTTGGAACAATATCCTTGTATGCTGACATGAAGTCCTGCAGATTCACCTTGAGCTTCTCGAGCGTTGAGGAAGGAACCTTGGCAAAGGAGTCAGCCTGAGGAAGTATTCTTCTCAGAGCGTTCAAAGCAGCTTCCCTGCAGAGTGCCTTCAGGTCTGCCCCTGTGTAGCCGTTGGTTATCTCAGCCAGTCTCTTCAGGTCTACATCGTTATCCAGAGGCATTCCTCTGGTGTGTATATGAAGGATCTCGAGCCTTCCTGATGTGTTAGGAACTCCTATCTCGACTTCTCTGTCAAACCTGCCTGGTCTTCTTAATGCTAAATCTACATCATCGATCCTGTTAGTTGCACCTATTATTATCACATTACCCCTTTCACTTAGGCCATCCATCAGAGACAGCATCTGAGCAACTACCCTCTTCTCAACTTCACCAAACACCTCTTCCCTCTTGGGGGCTATTGCATCTATTTCATCTATGAATATGATGCTTGGGGCGCTTTCCTTCGCTTCCTTGAATATCTCTCTCAGCTTTGCCTCTGTCTCTCCATAGTACTTGCTCATTATCTCAGGTCCGTTGATTGCGAAGAATTTGGCCTGTGATTCTGTTGCAAGAGCCTTTGCTATCATGGTCTTCCCGCAGCCTGGAGGACCGTACAGAAGCACACCTCTGGGAGGCTCTATACCAAGTCTGCTGAAGAGTTCAGGCTGCCTGAGAGGTAGCTCAACTATCTCCCTCAGCTTTCTGAGCTGATTGCCCAAGCCTCCAATATCATCATAGGTAATTCTCAGCTCTGAAGCTACTTCGCCTGCACCAACTCTTACATGAAGGCTTGTGGATTCTGTTACAGAAACTACTCCACGGGGAGATGTCTTTACAACAAGAAAGTTCATCGGATTGCCAAGTACAACTATGCTTATTGTATTGCCCTCGACTATAGGCATACCTTTCATCCTGTTCTTGACAAAAGCTTCGAAGTCAGAGTCTACGTTAACGTTACCAGTGGTTGTGCTCAGGATTATGCTCGAAGCTGGCTTGACTGTGCTTCTTGAGACCTCAACAGTATCGTTTAAAGCCACACCAACGTTCCTTCTTAGAGAACCGTCAAGCCTTATCGCCTCAGGAGGTGTTTCATCAGGGTCAGATGGCCAGGCTGTTGCTGCTGCATCCTTCTTCCCTCTTATCAGTAAGGCATCTCCAGGCTTCAGGCCTATTCTTGCCATTGCAGACATTGCCAGCCTGGCTCTAGCCTTACCTATATCTCTGGGCAGACCTTCCATGACCTTTAGCCTGAGCTTCTCTGCCAAAGACCTATGCACCGCTCCCTATTGTTGGGAATAACTTCCTTTTAGGCTTAACATCACAACTTTGTAGATGCTCTGCTTACCCCTATAACCTCAAAAGACCCCAATCCACTGACCTTTGAAAGCCTCTCCTCCAGAGGGTCAGTACCTCCTTCTGCGTCTTGAATTACAAAATCGACTATCAGAGCGTTCAGGCCGAATGCTATAGGCTCAACCTTATGCGCTTTTACTTCTCCAACGCCCTTGACTGTGTTCTTTATCCTGCTGAGAAGCTCTTCAGGGTTCAGAGAAGCATCGTCAGGAAGGAGCTTGATCCTTGCAATTATGCCAGTCATTTCTCTCTACCTCTACTCCTATGGTCCCTCAAAACCGCAGTTTTCACACCTGTAGCTCCTTGCAAGCTTCCTGCAGCGCTCGCACCTCCATATCAGGACCTTGCCGCAGTCTGGGCAGTAGAACTTGACAGCCCTTTCCCTCGGGTCTATAGCTTTGTTGCAGGAGCTGCAGACTGGTGGCTTGACGAAAGGCAAGTCTGTTGTCTCGATGACCCTGATGCATGCTGTATATAATTGTTTAGCAAAGATATTGCATTATAGCATGATTTAGCATCCTAGCATGATAGCATCAAAGCATGATTTTGCATCTTCGATGCATCTTTGCACTGCTGGATGGCCTGTTTTAAGGCAAAATTGGCAGTTTTTAGCCTGAAAAACACCTTCAAATTGAATACAGTTATATAGCTTGCATTCGTAAGCTAGCTTCGCGGTGCGTTAAAAAGTTGCCAGAAGCATACTGCGTTAAGTGCAGAGCGAAGCGTACAATCAGCAATGCCAAGGAAGTAAAGCTAAAGAACGGTAGAAAGGCACTGAGCGGTACCTGCCCCAAGTGTGGTACCAAGCTGTTCAGAATACTAGGCAAGTAAATTACTAGCAGACTTAAAAATTCTTTTTTTTACCTGCCAGCTGCCAGCTGTAGCAGTGCAAGCAGGTTCTTCCTGTTCACTAGGCTTAATGACTTGACGAAGCCCTTTATCCCTATCAGCTTAAGGAAGTCCATGCCATGGAAGTCAAAGCTGCCTTCAGATAATGCCTGCAGCGCATCGCTCGACTGCAGAATATCGAACAGCACATCTATATCCTTATCATCAAGCTGCTCGTATATCTTCCTGAGCCTGAGCTGCAGGCTGAAGTCGTCTCCATACATAGCAAGCCAGTCCTTCTGATAGGATTGCAGCGTCGAATCGTCTGTGTCTTGAAGAGCCCTTACTATGTATTTACCTGCAAGCCTGCCTCCCATGCCAGCAGTGTATATTCCTCCGGCTGTGGTTGGCTTTGTCTGGCCTGCAGCTTCTCCAGCAAGGACTCTTCTTCCCAGCACGAAGTCTTTCACTGGCCCTCCAACTGCAAGGCTGTGGTATATCTTCTTGAGCACCCTTGCACCTCTCTTTGCAAGGTATTGTTCAAGCAAGGGGGCCAGAACCCCTCTGCCAGCTATCCCTACTCTAGCCTGTTCATCGGTCAGAGGAATCAGCCAGAGAAAATACTCCTTTGAAAGTTTCTTATCTATATGCACTTCAACGGTCTTCCTCTGAATATCAGGTACATAGCATTCATACTGAGCTACGGTGAGAACACCCTGAGGCATGAATGTTTTGTAGACAGAGATGCCTCTGGCATCGATAAAGTATTTTGCTTCCACGTCAAACGTTGAAGTGCTTACAGTTATTGCATTGCTGCTGCTGTTTTCCTTGAAGTCATTCACTCTGCTCCCAAGCTCTATTTCAGCCCCAGCCCTAGCAGCTTCAACAGCAACTGCTCTGTCCAACTCT encodes:
- a CDS encoding NAD(P)/FAD-dependent oxidoreductase, producing MSKQVRKCDVVIAGASIAGLSAARVIAEKGYDVTVIEEDMEIGTPEKCGGLVSARSLPDLAIAPTGRIVSLQVEKAKLTSASGKQIELDVRNVGVYALRRRELDRAVAVEAARAGAEIELGSRVNDFKENSSSNAITVSTSTFDVEAKYFIDARGISVYKTFMPQGVLTVAQYECYVPDIQRKTVEVHIDKKLSKEYFLWLIPLTDEQARVGIAGRGVLAPLLEQYLAKRGARVLKKIYHSLAVGGPVKDFVLGRRVLAGEAAGQTKPTTAGGIYTAGMGGRLAGKYIVRALQDTDDSTLQSYQKDWLAMYGDDFSLQLRLRKIYEQLDDKDIDVLFDILQSSDALQALSEGSFDFHGMDFLKLIGIKGFVKSLSLVNRKNLLALLQLAAGR
- a CDS encoding CDC48 family AAA ATPase; this translates as MAEKLRLKVMEGLPRDIGKARARLAMSAMARIGLKPGDALLIRGKKDAAATAWPSDPDETPPEAIRLDGSLRRNVGVALNDTVEVSRSTVKPASSIILSTTTGNVNVDSDFEAFVKNRMKGMPIVEGNTISIVVLGNPMNFLVVKTSPRGVVSVTESTSLHVRVGAGEVASELRITYDDIGGLGNQLRKLREIVELPLRQPELFSRLGIEPPRGVLLYGPPGCGKTMIAKALATESQAKFFAINGPEIMSKYYGETEAKLREIFKEAKESAPSIIFIDEIDAIAPKREEVFGEVEKRVVAQMLSLMDGLSERGNVIIIGATNRIDDVDLALRRPGRFDREVEIGVPNTSGRLEILHIHTRGMPLDNDVDLKRLAEITNGYTGADLKALCREAALNALRRILPQADSFAKVPSSTLEKLKVNLQDFMSAYKDIVPTAMREFYVEMPNVKWEDIGGLEDVKEILNENVSRAIKRPQDFRKMGIEPPRGVLLYGPPGCGKTMIAKALATESKANMIVVRGPEILSKWVGESEKGIREIFRKAKASAPCIVFFDEIDSLGKARAEYSEGWSGETVLSQLLTEIDSLYTGEGVFVIGATNRPDILDAALLRPGRLGFLIYVPPPDERSRLSILKIKTSSMPLASDVDLQHIARLSNNYTGADLEAVCRQAALTALKRGSDKVSLKDFEFALASVRPTFTPEMHAWYKEMEKKLTASMLKSKSPPPYA
- a CDS encoding zinc finger domain-containing protein, translated to MPFVKPPVCSSCNKAIDPRERAVKFYCPDCGKVLIWRCERCRKLARSYRCENCGFEGP
- a CDS encoding DUF5679 domain-containing protein, with product MPEAYCVKCRAKRTISNAKEVKLKNGRKALSGTCPKCGTKLFRILGK
- a CDS encoding elongation factor 1-beta, with translation MTGIIARIKLLPDDASLNPEELLSRIKNTVKGVGEVKAHKVEPIAFGLNALIVDFVIQDAEGGTDPLEERLSKVSGLGSFEVIGVSRASTKL